The sequence below is a genomic window from Thermodesulfobacteriota bacterium.
AAAAGTCATCGAATTGACAAAGAACAATGAAACTGAATTACTTTATCGTAACATTTGTACTACTCTAAACGAAAATGAATTTAAAAAAGCAGCATAAGTTTTCGCTCAATTGGGGTAATAGCAAAAGGAGAACCATAGATGAAAATATCAGTTTGTGGAAAAGGAGGAAGCGGCAAGAGCGCTTTAACCAGTTTGCTGGCCAATCAGGCCATATCCAGGGAACTTGGAGTCCTGGTGGTGGATTCAGATGAATCAAATTCAGGGCTCTTTAAAATGCTTGGGTTTGATCACCCGCCGGTCCCCCTTATGGAACTTATCGGGGGAAAGAAAAAGTTAAAGGAGAAGATGAAAAACTCCAGCGTTTTGACAAAAACTCATATTTCGGTTAATGATATTCCTGCTGAGCAGCTAAGCCGCAGAAACGGTCTTATGCTCCTTAGTATCGGAAAGATTCTTCAGGCCTTTGAAGGGTGCGCCTGCCCCATGGGAGTGTTGAACCGGGAGTTCTTGAAAAAACTTCGCCTGAATAATGATGAAATCGCCATTATCGATATGGAAGCAGGCGTGGAGCATTTCGGGCGGGGGATTGATGAAGGTATCGACCGGGTACTTCTGGTGGTTGAACCCTCCTTTGAATCCATCGCTCTGGCGGAGAAGATCAAAAAGATCACCACCGGGATGAACAGGGCGGTTTCAGCGGTGTTAAACAAGATAGACTCGGAGGAAACGGCCCATAAACTGGAAAATGAACTAAAAACCAGGAACATAGAGGTCATTGGGGCCATTCCAAATGACCCATTGGTATTCGAAGCATGTCTGGAAGGCCAGGCCCTGGGTGTTGGAGCAGCCTTTCATGCGGCAGGAAAGGTTTTGGATGATCTGCTGGAAAAAAAATAAACAAAGTTTTAGGAGAAGGATATGTGTTTGAGCACGGTGTATATGGGTTCGGGAAATGAGCAAAAGGAAATAATGAAAGATGTCGCAAGCATAGAGGCCGAAGGCCGGGGCTTTTGGTTCACCAATCTTTTCGGGGAAAGGAAGTTCGTTGAGGGCGCCATTCAAACGGTGGACCTCATGGATAAAAATTTTGTCCTGCTCAGAAAAGAAAAAGCGGATGACGAGAGACAATAATGGAAATGGAAATCACCTTCCCTGGCGGGAAAAAAGTCAATTCAACCTATAAAGGATTCACGGTTGAAACGGATCAACCCAAAGACGAAGGTGGGGACGGAACCGCACCGGAACCTTATGATCTGTTTTTATCCTCAATCGGAACGTGCGCCGGGGTGTATGTGGTTTATTTCTGCCATGAACGCGGCATCGATATGTCGGGCCTTAAAATGACCGTTGGATTCGAGCGAAATGAGAAAAAAAAGCTGGTGGAAACGGTGCGGATTCATATCCATTTGCCACCGGGTTTTCCGCAGAAATATAAATCGACGGTGGTCAAGGTGGCCGGGCTTTGCACGGTGAAAAGGAACATTATCGACCCTCCTGATTTCATAATTGAGGCCGATATTCAAACCTAGACCTGTTGGGGTATGCGGTCAGGCCGGCGAGGGAACTTAGCGGGAAAATGAAGAAATGGCCGAAAATTTGGGGGCTTTCATTTTCTAAGGTCATAGCGACAGGGAGAAAGCAAACAGACACATGAAGATTTTACATGATTTAATTTCATCACTAAACTTTGATGCGACGGTGAAAGATATCCGGCAGGGAATATTCCATACCGGGGTGTGGACTCGAAACTGTGGGCTGGCAGCAACCTTGCCGAGAGATGCGTTGCAGCAGGAGCCACCCATGGTCAAGGCACCCGGTTTTCTGTCGGATAAAACGCCGTCGGAACTGGCCCAACTGGTTTATTCTCAAAGTATACTGGAGGCCGCTATCGGCATGGCCACCATCAATTCACTGGTTGAGTTTGATGAAAATTCATGCATTGAGCTCAATGCTGCTGAACTGATCATAGAAAAGGGAGCGGGCAAGAATATAGCGGTGGTGGGGCACTTTCCCTTCATACCCAGGGTTGGCAAGTATTCCAAGGAGCTCTGGGTCATTGAGAAAAACCCCCAGGAGGGAGATTTTACCGAAGCGGATGCGGACAACCTGATTCCCCGGGCGGATGTGGTTGCTATCACGGGGACGGCCTTAACCAACCATACCATGGCGCATTTGCTTGCGCTTTGCCATCCCAAGGCCTATACCATCGTATTGGGAGATACGGCGCCTCTTTCCCCCATCCTGTTTGACCACGGGTTTAATGCCTTATCCGGCACAAGGGTAATAGACGCGGAACTGGCGTTAAGGTGCGTCAGCCAAGGGGCAAATTTCAGGCAAATCCAGGGGGTCAGGCGACTGACCATGATGAGGTGAGTGTCAGAATCAAGACAGGATTTATTGAACAATGATGAAAGAGGAAGCGTTACAAAATGAGATAAAAACCTTAGAGGAAAAACTAAGGGACCGCGAAAAAGCACTTCCACCACACTCGGTAAAACCAAATCAGATGCTTATCATTGATGAACTGGAATCAGCGATTGAAGAAAAGAAGAAGGAACTGGCAGAACTTAAAAAGAAAAAATGCAGCTATTGAAACGGATTAGGAGCGAGGTCCCAATAACCTGAATTGTTCAATGGGGTTTTAAACGAGATACTTAACAAATCTTTAATAATATGCTTGGTACTTACTTTTCAAATTACTTGTTCATCTTTTTCTTATATTCGATCCCTATCAGTTTTGGATAAGGGGGTGAGTAAATCCAGTTTACTGCATTCCGTTTGGTTGGCATAGGCTATTGATCGCATAGTATGGTACTCGTGATCGTAATGTTGTAAAAAAATCTTCGTTACCGGCACAACCTCTTTTAATAATTGAAGCAGCGTTTGCATTGCTTCTTCAATTTCCAGATTTCCACATATTCTTAATGCTGCCTGTCGAAAAACTTGTTTTCGTCCATTTTTTATCCTTTTCATATTTATTTTGTCATTACTGTATATGATAAATATTATCAAAGCTATCACATTTGGCAATACTAAAATATAAGTTTCTGCAACTTATTGATTTACTGAGCACTTGACATGGCATAGTCAGATAGATTATCCATCAAATATATCTGAAGGTGAACTCGTAAAAACCGCGTGAGGATTAAAATAAAAAATTATGATTGTTATTTCAGACACTTTTTATTAATTTGCTTTAAAACTGTTGACCATATCAAAATGGAAAATAGAACAATTAATATCAAAAGTACACAATATCCAATCTTAAAAACCAAACTTTACGTACCACAGCCGCGACCTGATTTGGTTCAACGAACGCATTTGATTGATCGACTGAATAAGGGCATTAATCATAAGTTAACGCTAATTTCCGCACCAGCCGGTTTTGGAAAGACGACTCTCTTAAGTGAATGGATTTCCCAGAGTGAAATACCGGTAGCCTGGATTTCACTGGATAAAGGCGATAATGATCCTGTTCATTTTATCCATTATCTAATTGCCACTTTACAGACTATTGAGTCGAATATCGGTAAGCCTGTCTTATCCTTGCTGAAATCTCCTCGGCAACCGCCGATCAAGTCTATGATGATAAATCTGATTAAAGAGATATCTGATATTCATGATGACTTCATGTTTGTTCTTGATGATTATCATTCCATAGACGCGGAAAAGATACACAAAATTGTTGAGTTTTTAATTGATCATTCACCGCCACATATACATCTTGTTATTTCGACCCGTGTCGATCCACCTTTACCTTTAGCTCGGTTGAGGGTTAGGAATCAACTGTCTGAGTTTCGTACATCTGACCTCTGTTTTACATTTAAGGAAACATCTCTATTCTTTAATAAAATGATGAACTTGGCACTTTCAAGTCATGAAATCTCTATGCTCGAATCTCGCACTGAAGGCTGGATTGCTGGATTGCAGCTGGCTGCGCTATCTATGCAGGGTCGTGGAAATATTCCGGAATTTATAGAAACATTTGCAGGAGACGACCACCATATTGTGGATTATTTGGCAGAAGAAGTATTGAATCATCAGTCCGAACAAATCCAGAATTTCTTGCTGCAAACTTCTATTCTCAGCCGATTATCAGGACCGCTTTGTGATTTTGTTACCGATCGGAAAGGCGGTCAGGAAATGCTTGTTGATCTGGAAAGAGCCAATCTATTTATCTTGCCGTTGGATAACAAACGTCGCTGGTATCGCTATCACCACCTTTTTGCCGATTTGCTAAGGCAGCGATTGCACCGGACACATGGCGATCGTATGCATGAATTACACAAGCGGGCAAGTGAATGGTATGAGCAGAATGCGTTTGGAGAGGAAGCCATAGAGCATGCGTTAATGGCTCAGGATTTCAAGCGAGCAGCGCGTTTAGTTGAAGAACTTACCGAGGCCATATGGCAGCGTGGCGAACCGACTTTGCTGTTTCGATGGATAGAAGCACTGCCGGATGCATATGTAATATCGAGGCCTAATCTCTGTATCTCGTACGCTTGGATACTATCTGAAAGCGGTCAACAACAAGCCGCTGAACGGAGTTTGCAGACGGCTGAAAAAATCATTGATTCTACTAATAATGGAAAGATAATAAAACCAAAAGGCCAATCAACAAGACAGCAGTCTTTAACCAGCAGGGAGCTACAAGGCAGAATTGCTGCTATTCGTGCGTACATGGCCACCGACCGGGGGGACGTACAAAGTAGCCTTAAGTTCTCGGAACGGGCGCTTAAATGCCTCCATAAGGAAGATTCAACATGGCGCGCCGGTGTTGCGCTTTCATCAGGCATTGCGAACTCACTCAGGGGAGACAACGTATCAGCCAACAAAGCGCTCTCAGAGGCGGTAGAAGCAAGCAAAGCAGCAGACAATATTAATTTATATCTGGCAGCCAATTTTTGGTTGGTCGTTAGCCTGAAATATAATGGCCAACTACCGCGAGCTATTGAAATTTGTAAGCACTTATTGAAAATCGTAAATGAAGAGAAATTGGCATATACAGCAATAGAAGGTGCGTTATTCGGTGTTTGGGGAGAAATTCTCTACGAATTGAATGAACTTGATGAAGCATTACATTATGTAAGAAAAGGTCTTATACTGATGGAACATGGACATCATGTTGGTGGCCGTAGTTGGGCCTATTACGGGCTGCTGAAAATTTTGGCTGCCAAAAATGATCTCCCCGGCGTCGAAGAATCAATCCAGAAAATAGCGCGATTAGAGCAGGCATCTGAGGTCCCTCTTTGGGTCACTCACCCGATTGAAGCCTGGAAAGCCCGGATATGGCTAATGAATGGCAATATAGACAGAGCTGTCAAATGGGCTAAAGAACGTGAATTGACATTGAATGACGATCTGACGCCCATGCGCGAAACTGAGCACATTATGCTTGCACGAATTCTCATTGCCCAGGGCCGACTGAATGATGCTATAAGATTGTTGGACCGTCTGAGCAAAGTGTCGG
It includes:
- a CDS encoding ATP-binding protein, giving the protein MKISVCGKGGSGKSALTSLLANQAISRELGVLVVDSDESNSGLFKMLGFDHPPVPLMELIGGKKKLKEKMKNSSVLTKTHISVNDIPAEQLSRRNGLMLLSIGKILQAFEGCACPMGVLNREFLKKLRLNNDEIAIIDMEAGVEHFGRGIDEGIDRVLLVVEPSFESIALAEKIKKITTGMNRAVSAVLNKIDSEETAHKLENELKTRNIEVIGAIPNDPLVFEACLEGQALGVGAAFHAAGKVLDDLLEKK
- a CDS encoding CooT family nickel-binding protein; this encodes MCLSTVYMGSGNEQKEIMKDVASIEAEGRGFWFTNLFGERKFVEGAIQTVDLMDKNFVLLRKEKADDERQ
- a CDS encoding OsmC family protein, giving the protein MEMEITFPGGKKVNSTYKGFTVETDQPKDEGGDGTAPEPYDLFLSSIGTCAGVYVVYFCHERGIDMSGLKMTVGFERNEKKKLVETVRIHIHLPPGFPQKYKSTVVKVAGLCTVKRNIIDPPDFIIEADIQT
- a CDS encoding DUF364 domain-containing protein, whose protein sequence is MKILHDLISSLNFDATVKDIRQGIFHTGVWTRNCGLAATLPRDALQQEPPMVKAPGFLSDKTPSELAQLVYSQSILEAAIGMATINSLVEFDENSCIELNAAELIIEKGAGKNIAVVGHFPFIPRVGKYSKELWVIEKNPQEGDFTEADADNLIPRADVVAITGTALTNHTMAHLLALCHPKAYTIVLGDTAPLSPILFDHGFNALSGTRVIDAELALRCVSQGANFRQIQGVRRLTMMR
- a CDS encoding helix-turn-helix transcriptional regulator, whose protein sequence is MENRTINIKSTQYPILKTKLYVPQPRPDLVQRTHLIDRLNKGINHKLTLISAPAGFGKTTLLSEWISQSEIPVAWISLDKGDNDPVHFIHYLIATLQTIESNIGKPVLSLLKSPRQPPIKSMMINLIKEISDIHDDFMFVLDDYHSIDAEKIHKIVEFLIDHSPPHIHLVISTRVDPPLPLARLRVRNQLSEFRTSDLCFTFKETSLFFNKMMNLALSSHEISMLESRTEGWIAGLQLAALSMQGRGNIPEFIETFAGDDHHIVDYLAEEVLNHQSEQIQNFLLQTSILSRLSGPLCDFVTDRKGGQEMLVDLERANLFILPLDNKRRWYRYHHLFADLLRQRLHRTHGDRMHELHKRASEWYEQNAFGEEAIEHALMAQDFKRAARLVEELTEAIWQRGEPTLLFRWIEALPDAYVISRPNLCISYAWILSESGQQQAAERSLQTAEKIIDSTNNGKIIKPKGQSTRQQSLTSRELQGRIAAIRAYMATDRGDVQSSLKFSERALKCLHKEDSTWRAGVALSSGIANSLRGDNVSANKALSEAVEASKAADNINLYLAANFWLVVSLKYNGQLPRAIEICKHLLKIVNEEKLAYTAIEGALFGVWGEILYELNELDEALHYVRKGLILMEHGHHVGGRSWAYYGLLKILAAKNDLPGVEESIQKIARLEQASEVPLWVTHPIEAWKARIWLMNGNIDRAVKWAKERELTLNDDLTPMRETEHIMLARILIAQGRLNDAIRLLDRLSKVSEKGGRVLNQIEALLVKALALRAQRNITEASVALGKVVSLAEPGGYIRIFLDEGPPIAKLLEKILDTKLDVPRAYVKKLLSAFRLSKLVPERKVMVLRASRLVMFVH